CATGAGAATCGACACATAATGCAACAAAATTTTTGCACTTTTTAGGCAGCTATAGATGGTTAAACAGATGCAAAAAATGAAAGACAAATTGCAATTCAGTGTGCAAATAAATGCAAGACAAATTACCAATTTAGTATATAAATATAGTGTTGATCTATTGATGTTGATTAGCTTTTGGGAGATTTTTTAACTTTAATCTTAAATTTCttaattagaataaagtttatAAAAACACTCTGAATGTCAAAGggtttagtttacccaaaaataaacattttgtcatttaatcaccctcatgttcttccaaactcaTGATTTTCTTCAGTGGAAGACATAAGGAGATGctagacagaatgacagcctcaatcaccattcacattcattgtatggaaaaagatgcaatgaaactgaacAGTGACTAAGgataacattcagcctaacatctcctattaggttccatggaagaaagaaagacatacgggtttggaacatcatgagtgtttttttttccagtgtcttGTACAGGAACGCAGAGATCATTAGTCGCCGTGTCAGGTTAACaagaacgtcaacttttaaaaacgcctCTCCAGACACCAGTGTTCTGCTGATTGTGCTGcgtttagcttctttttttttgtaagaacGCGCTTGGTTTAAATGGCCCCTAAAtgacttttaaaaacacgtctcgagacacctgcattctgttccaattGTTGCACTGCGTTAAGATTTTTAACTCGTTCTGTCTGAATGGCCCTCATAGCCTGCAAAATAATCTTCTGAATCATCAGTTGAAACCTGCATGATTGTCACGTGTGAGTATTGCGTGCATATTCACTCATTCATCTGCTGCTGCCTCTCCTCAGCCTCCTTGTCAACCGGAAACTGGACCACCTGTCACCACGACAACCAGCATCCTTCCTCCCTGCACAGCTCTCCACTCCACCTCGTGGTAGTACTGCTGTCCTTCCTTACACTCTGCTCAGCACCCCTCCCCTTTCTGTGCACTAAACTCATCTGCCAGTAGCGTCTTGGCATGGAGAAGGTGCAGCACATCACACGGGCGGCCATACGGCGGGCGTCCACCATGGAGGTTCCCCAGCAGGCCAAGCAGAATATGCAGGAGCTCTTCGTCAACTTCTGCCTCATCCTCATCTGCCTGCTGCTCATCTACATCATTGTGTTGCTAATGTGAGCGGGAGGGGCCACAGTTTATCCTTTAGCTAATGAGGGTGAAGGACTGTACAGAGGGGCAAATTACATTGAGGGGTGGGAGGTGGGGATCAGTAGGGCTATTTATTACCTTATAATCTTGAGTAGTTTAAATATTGGGTTATACTGCCTGATTTTCATCCAAACAATTTGTAATTAGCACAATTAGAGTAACATGAGAACGACGATACTAAGTGCAAATTAGTGGCCAACTGATATGGGTTTTCAGTGGATAACTACAGGTGACCGATGGCCAATTAAATGCCGATATATACTGTATGAGATACTGGCTAATACAATTTTCCTATAACAACTGAGATGTACACATAGTCGCTGAAATtaaacacaataatgtaaaggaTTATAGTAGTCTGTATGGCCGATATATCAGTTTATCACTAGATATTTTGGTCTACACGGCCAATATATCTGTATATCAATAGTACAAACATCTATTAATAATTAATAGCACACTTCATTCGAGAAATATTTGCTATTACTGGCCTgacagatatatcggtctatcactaggtGTATTGGTCTATATGgccaatatatcagtctatcactagtcaatatatatacatattatttattagcGTATGGCTTACATGCAGTATAAAAAGACTGTATAGTACATTGTGTAAGCACATATGATCCAAAATATGACATATAAAAGTaacaatataacagaacatttaaAATTATCATATATCAATGTCCCGCTGTGTGATCCATTCTAATGCAGATGGTATTGCCTCCATAAAATCAAACCAATTTCCCTGATAGAATCAGAGGTGACATTCAGTGGCGATGTGATGGATTTTTTGGTTTGGTGCGCCACAGTCGCACTGTGTGGGGAAgatgtttttccccacttatGCAGAGAATCTGCATATTTACCTTGACCGGTACAGACTTTCAAAATATCTATTAATAACGAATAGCATACTTATAAGTTGTGTTTACTGGCCTGGTTTATATATCGGTCTTTCACAAGTATAAAAATCTATTAATATTGAATGGCACAGTTCCTTAGGAAATAGTTGCATTTATAGGCTTGGCCTATATATATGCCTATTACTAGTACAAATATCTAATCTAATAATACTGAATAACACACTTCATTAGAgaaattgttgtttttaatggCCTTGCCGATATATTAGCCTAACACTAGTACAAATTTCTATTAATAATGAATAGCACACTTTATTAAAGAAATGGTTATATTTATTCGtcttaccgatatatcggtttatcaCTAGATATTTTGGTCTACATGGCCAGTATATCTGTCAATAAACAGTACAAATATCTATTAATAATGAACAGCATAATTGATTAGGAAAACTTCTGTATTTATTGGCCTGGCTTTCTgtatatatcggtctatcactagtaCAAAAATCTACTGATATTGAATAGCATGCTTCATTAGAGAAATAGCTGAATTTattggcctggccgatatatatGCCTATCACTAGTACAAATATCTAATCTAATAATACTGAATAACACACTTCATTAGagaaattgttgtttttatagGCCTTGCCGATATATTGGCATATCACCATTACAAATATCTATTAATAATGAATAGCACACTTGATTAAAGAAACAGTTGTATTTATTGgtctgaccgatatatcggtttaactAGATATTTTGGTCTATAtggccaatatatcggtctacacAAATATCTATTAATAATGAATAACATAGTTAATTAGGAAA
The nucleotide sequence above comes from Myxocyprinus asiaticus isolate MX2 ecotype Aquarium Trade chromosome 25, UBuf_Myxa_2, whole genome shotgun sequence. Encoded proteins:
- the LOC127416079 gene encoding cardiac phospholamban-like, yielding MEKVQHITRAAIRRASTMEVPQQAKQNMQELFVNFCLILICLLLIYIIVLLM